From the Peptococcus niger genome, the window GATGAATTTTTTGCGCCAAATACCCGCTGCCAAATATCTTGTCCAATAGCTAACCCCAAGGCAAATAAAATAAACCATGAAAATATCTTATGGACACCAACCGCTCCAATATCGAAATATGATTCTGGCAAAGTATCTTTAAGCCCCGCTATCCCTCCAACTTTAGAAAAACCTTGTGGCAACAAAATAAAAAATATCGCTATCGTCATAATGGTAAATTGTATCGTATCAGTTAGCGCGATAGAAGTCATTCCACCTAGCAATGTATAGGCCAAAGCAATACCTGCAGCAATAAAAATAGCAAGTTTAAGCGGCCAGCCCATCATAGCGCTAAATGTTACACCAAGCGCAATCGCATTGGTAACGGCCACCATCATCGTATAAAATGCCGAAATGATAGCACTAATCATACCAGCTTCTCTTTTATAGCGCAACGTGAGCATATCACTGATTGTCAATATCCGTAAATTCGACAGCTTAGTTGATAAAAGAAACCCCAGCGACAGTATTCCTACACCAAACATCGTAACCATCCACACCGCTGAGATACCATTATTAAATGCTTGAGTAGCGGCTCCGAAAGTGGCACCACCGCCTATGACTACAGTCGTAATACAGGCTACATATATTGGCAACGGTAAATGGCGACCTGCAACTAGATAATCTTCTTGATTTCCCGCACGTATTGAACCCAAAATACCAGAAGCCACAATCACAAGCAAATAAGCAATAATGATAATATAATCAATACCTACAATTCTCATACCACTCACCTTCTTAAGATTTTGAAAAGGCTATTAATGAAATCATATCAAAAATGATTCCACAAGCGGCATAGGCAGTAATCTGTCCCGGCGAGTCATATGCGGGCAAAACTTCAACCAAATCTGCTCCAACAATATTCAATCCACGTAACCCCTCAAGCATCAATCGTTGTGCTTCAAATGTATTAAATCC encodes:
- a CDS encoding sodium:solute symporter family transporter, giving the protein MRIVGIDYIIIIAYLLVIVASGILGSIRAGNQEDYLVAGRHLPLPIYVACITTVVIGGGATFGAATQAFNNGISAVWMVTMFGVGILSLGFLLSTKLSNLRILTISDMLTLRYKREAGMISAIISAFYTMMVAVTNAIALGVTFSAMMGWPLKLAIFIAAGIALAYTLLGGMTSIALTDTIQFTIMTIAIFFILLPQGFSKVGGIAGLKDTLPESYFDIGAVGVHKIFSWFILFALGLAIGQDIWQRVFGAKNSSVAKRGTVIGGIYTILWAIAMTFAGMFAFSLAPGIDPQNALSEAVLLIVPAGFRGLVFAGIMSAFLSTISGCMLASSTLILNDILRLDNGKIARTRVMVIAVGGTVIALSVAIQSVLTALDIAYAILSGCIFVPVIAGFFWKRANWKGACGSMVMSFFAVVCSMIKWGTSSTAPIMIGIVISVVSIIVISLITEPEDPEKLTEWENKLI